A window of Candidatus Neomarinimicrobiota bacterium contains these coding sequences:
- a CDS encoding FAD-dependent oxidoreductase, with protein sequence MRNISRREFIRTAGSGASLAIVAPGGLAKAFSSAPESSRHVIVIGAGLAGLSCAYELDRAGFDVTVLEARTYSGGRVRTYRDSFAGDLSAEMGAEYVNSEDEYARRYAKKFGLKILTAKLYDGIFVRGRKYRIIDFKRNRTRLPYEGVEGGKLFAQESRYIQHWVEMIKETVEKYGMTCTSCHAITDSFTAGPRLGIERLPEEVLALDNMSVADLLRSEGRQKTS encoded by the coding sequence ATGAGAAACATATCACGCCGTGAGTTCATTAGGACCGCTGGTTCTGGCGCGTCATTAGCGATAGTAGCACCGGGAGGACTCGCTAAAGCATTTTCCTCAGCGCCCGAATCATCAAGGCATGTCATAGTCATTGGAGCAGGATTAGCTGGTTTAAGTTGCGCTTACGAATTAGATAGGGCAGGTTTTGATGTGACTGTTCTGGAGGCACGGACTTATTCTGGTGGTCGTGTCAGGACCTATCGGGATTCATTCGCTGGTGATCTATCGGCAGAGATGGGTGCTGAATATGTGAATTCTGAGGATGAATATGCTCGGAGGTATGCAAAGAAATTCGGTCTGAAAATTCTTACAGCAAAACTCTACGACGGCATCTTTGTCCGAGGCCGGAAGTACAGGATAATCGATTTCAAGCGGAATCGAACGCGACTTCCCTATGAAGGTGTAGAGGGTGGAAAATTGTTCGCCCAGGAAAGTCGGTACATTCAACATTGGGTTGAGATGATTAAAGAAACGGTGGAGAAGTACGGAATGACCTGTACAAGTTGTCATGCTATCACCGATTCCTTCACCGCAGGTCCACGTTTGGGAATCGAGCGTCTTCCTGAAGAAGTTCTTGCTCTCGATAACATGTCTGTGGCTGATTTACTCAGAAGTGAGGGACGCCAGAAGACATCATAA
- a CDS encoding Gfo/Idh/MocA family oxidoreductase has protein sequence MKKVRWGVLSTARIGVEKVIPAMQLSEYCYMAAIASRSLEKAQQAAERLVIPKAYGSYEELLADSDVDAVYIPLPNHLHVPWSIKALDAGKHVLCEKPISLTAAEAQELLNVARNETKLKVMEAFMYRHHPQWQRAQQLVVEGKIGALQAIQSFFSYHNVDPGNIRNMAEIGGGGLMDIGCYCISLARFIFGTEPQRVWGVMQYDPEFKTDRLTSGVLDFGRGISMFTCSTQLTPYQRVHIFGTEGWVEIEIPFNAPSDQPCRIWHQRGVEIEEIVFDVCNQYTLQGDLMSLAVLNDTEVPTPLEDAVANMRVIEDVVRSTESGTWA, from the coding sequence ATGAAGAAGGTTCGTTGGGGCGTCTTGAGCACAGCCAGGATTGGTGTCGAAAAGGTGATTCCCGCCATGCAACTGAGCGAGTACTGCTACATGGCTGCAATTGCCTCACGAAGTCTAGAGAAGGCTCAGCAGGCGGCCGAGCGACTGGTCATTCCCAAGGCCTATGGCTCGTACGAGGAACTGCTGGCTGATTCTGACGTTGATGCTGTATACATTCCCCTGCCCAATCATCTACATGTACCCTGGTCCATCAAAGCGCTGGATGCTGGCAAGCACGTGTTGTGCGAAAAGCCCATCAGTTTGACAGCTGCTGAGGCTCAGGAACTGCTGAATGTAGCCCGGAATGAGACCAAATTGAAAGTGATGGAAGCCTTCATGTATCGCCATCATCCTCAATGGCAGCGAGCGCAGCAGTTGGTTGTTGAGGGGAAGATCGGCGCATTGCAGGCCATTCAGTCATTCTTTTCCTACCACAATGTTGACCCTGGAAATATCCGCAACATGGCTGAAATCGGCGGGGGTGGACTGATGGACATTGGGTGTTATTGCATTTCGCTTGCACGGTTCATCTTTGGCACCGAGCCTCAACGGGTATGGGGTGTGATGCAATACGATCCAGAGTTCAAGACCGATCGGCTTACCTCGGGGGTACTGGACTTTGGCAGAGGAATTTCGATGTTCACGTGTTCCACGCAATTGACGCCTTATCAGCGGGTCCACATCTTTGGAACGGAGGGCTGGGTCGAGATCGAGATACCATTCAATGCCCCGTCCGATCAGCCTTGTAGGATATGGCATCAACGCGGAGTTGAGATTGAGGAAATCGTCTTTGATGTTTGCAACCAGTACACATTACAAGGTGACTTGATGTCGCTTGCGGTGCTTAACGACACGGAGGTGCCGACGCCACTGGAGGATGCTGTGGCCAACATGAGGGTGATCGAAGATGTTGTCCGAAGTACCGAAAGTGGAACTTGGGCCTAG
- a CDS encoding deiodinase-like protein: MSDTISSLRDSIKWHRRYDRKAPKRGELTSDFELRDVSGVNPVRLSDFRGKKPVALIFGSFTUEPFVRGAVRLHDLYAEYGDHVQFLVIYIREAHPTDGWYMGNHDIRDPRTIAERRALAGTCQVRLKYGIPTIVDEMDDGVMKAYAAWPDRLYLVDFDGKVAYAGGIGPWGFEPSKLKRAIDRLMESDV; this comes from the coding sequence ATGAGTGACACAATCAGCAGCTTGCGAGACAGCATCAAGTGGCATAGACGGTATGATCGTAAGGCACCCAAGAGAGGCGAACTAACATCTGATTTCGAGCTTCGGGATGTAAGCGGTGTAAACCCTGTTCGGCTTTCGGACTTCCGCGGGAAAAAGCCCGTTGCGCTGATATTCGGCAGTTTCACTTGAGAGCCCTTTGTAAGAGGGGCCGTGCGTCTCCATGATCTGTATGCCGAGTACGGTGATCACGTCCAATTCCTTGTGATCTACATTCGGGAAGCCCATCCGACTGACGGATGGTACATGGGAAATCATGATATTCGAGATCCCCGAACGATTGCGGAACGCCGAGCACTGGCAGGAACTTGTCAGGTACGGTTGAAGTATGGAATACCGACCATTGTGGATGAGATGGATGATGGGGTGATGAAGGCGTATGCGGCCTGGCCCGACCGGCTTTATCTGGTTGATTTTGATGGAAAGGTGGCTTATGCAGGCGGTATAGGGCCGTGGGGATTTGAACCAAGCAAGCTGAAGAGGGCTATCGACCGATTGATGGAATCAGACGTTTAG